A window of Insulibacter thermoxylanivorax genomic DNA:
ATATTAAAAATAAATCATACAATCAAAGTAAAATGTTCCTGAATTTATTACTAATATATGATCGATTATAACCCAATATTCTTAAAACATAAAGGCATTTTGTGCGATTCACGCTGATAACCATCAATGATGATCAGGAGAACTTCACCGGAGAGCGTTGACATGCGATTAGTAAAGAATGGGCGACAAACGCAAGAATTGCTCGTTGTATTCCAAGCAAACAGATTGAATAATAAGGACAATAGCTATTATTGACGTCAATCATAGTGAAAAGAGGTTACAACTGATGCGAAGACCGGTCGGCCAAGTGGTCAAGCTTCTGCTGTATGTTTCCGTGTGCTTGTTGGCGCTGCTCTCATGCGAACACAATCAACCAGACGATCAGCCTCAGGATGAAGCCTCCAGTCACTACTATGATGAATTGGGGCTGAGCCGCTATGACCCTGTGATTACGCTGTCGTTTACAGGTGAGGACAGTGTTTTCATCGAGGAGATCACGAACATACATCCCGAGGAAACCTTGACGAGCAACCGATGGACACAGCTCTATGAGGATGTACTCGGCATCAGGATCGTCTATGACTGGATCGAGAAAGGAGATACGTATCGGCAGAAGCTGGGCATCGCCATCTCCTCCGGTGACATCCCGGATGTCGTCCGGGTGAATCCGAGCCAGCTGCGCATGCTGAGCAATGCCGGTCACATCCAGGACCTGACGGAAGCCTTCAACCTGTACGCAACGGATCTGACGAGAGAGATCCTGACCCAGGAAGGGCTCGGGCCGTTCCAGGCGGCGACGATCGATGGGAAGTTGATGGGCATTCCGCAGAATGATTCGTCGATCGACAAGGCGAGCGTGATCTGGATCCGGACGGACTGGCTGGAGAAACTCGGACTGGAACCGCCCCACACGATGGATGACCTGCTGGCGATTTCGAGAGCGTTTGCGGAACAGGACCCGGATCGCAATGGCCTGCATGATACGTATGGCATCGCCGCTACCAACTATC
This region includes:
- a CDS encoding extracellular solute-binding protein, with translation MRRPVGQVVKLLLYVSVCLLALLSCEHNQPDDQPQDEASSHYYDELGLSRYDPVITLSFTGEDSVFIEEITNIHPEETLTSNRWTQLYEDVLGIRIVYDWIEKGDTYRQKLGIAISSGDIPDVVRVNPSQLRMLSNAGHIQDLTEAFNLYATDLTREILTQEGLGPFQAATIDGKLMGIPQNDSSIDKASVIWIRTDWLEKLGLEPPHTMDDLLAISRAFAEQDPDRNGLHDTYGIAATNYLWDPVAGLHGFMAGYGAYPQLWIEDSSGRLVYGGIQPEVKKALAVLQELYRQGHIDPDFAIKKGEQVRNDIWEGKVGIMYGEQWGSFHVGGSRNSDDDADWQAYPIVSAVGNQPMVPLQFITTGYFAVRSYSCNELKCGLKRKSASCMLGH